One region of Aminobacterium colombiense DSM 12261 genomic DNA includes:
- a CDS encoding 3-isopropylmalate dehydratase small subunit: MSHTIKGKAWAYGNHIDTDVIIPARYLTSSNEKELGKHCMEDIDVDFYKRVNSGDMIVAKENFGCGSSREHAPLAIKGAGCSCVIAASFARIFFRNAINVGLPIFECPEAADSIETGDEIEINTETGTIENRTKGKVFSVTPFSPFLQELIERGGLVPYVKEQLRSERVEK; encoded by the coding sequence ATGTCTCATACTATCAAAGGTAAAGCCTGGGCATACGGCAACCATATCGATACAGATGTCATCATACCCGCCAGGTATCTTACATCAAGCAATGAAAAAGAATTAGGTAAACATTGTATGGAGGATATAGATGTTGATTTTTACAAAAGAGTGAATTCGGGAGACATGATCGTTGCGAAAGAGAACTTTGGTTGTGGTTCTTCACGAGAACACGCACCTCTTGCCATTAAGGGAGCCGGATGCAGCTGTGTCATAGCCGCCTCTTTTGCCCGCATTTTCTTTAGGAACGCCATCAATGTAGGCCTTCCTATATTTGAATGCCCCGAAGCAGCGGATTCTATCGAAACAGGAGACGAGATTGAAATTAACACCGAAACGGGAACCATCGAAAACAGAACGAAGGGAAAAGTCTTTTCCGTCACTCCTTTTTCGCCTTTTTTACAGGAACTCATTGAACGGGGCGGTCTTGTCCCCTATGTAAAAGAACAACTGAGATCAGAGAGGGTGGAAAAATGA
- a CDS encoding 3-isopropylmalate dehydratase large subunit, with product MARTLVSTIIAAHSTGSPQEGEICKVRVDFAFANDITTPPAIQSFKAMGAEKVFDPLRCAVLPDHFTPNKDIASAEQAKKGKEFAQSQKMLYWEVGRVGVEHAFLPEQGYILPGDIVTGADSHTCTGGALGALSTGMGSTDLAAVWALGETWLRVPPTLRVDFVGERPGWVTGKDMILALLGRIGVQGARYMALEFGGEALSCLPMDDRFTIANMAVEAGGKAGIFVPDQTMLEYASKRASRRFTPLYPHAQASYLRRETIDVTNMEPVVALPHSPDNVKAVRACRPFHIHQVFIGSCTNGRFRDIEMAALLLEGKKVADNVRCIVIPASYEVYNQALEKGYIKIFADAGAVVCTPTCGPCLGGHMGILANGERCISTSNRNFVGRMGHSKSELILASPLVAAASAVTGKLTDPRDIATHEFFTRLEGK from the coding sequence ATGGCAAGAACGCTGGTTAGTACAATTATTGCAGCTCACAGTACGGGTTCCCCCCAAGAAGGTGAAATTTGCAAGGTTAGAGTAGATTTCGCCTTTGCCAATGATATTACAACCCCACCGGCTATACAGTCATTCAAGGCTATGGGCGCAGAGAAGGTGTTTGACCCCCTTCGTTGTGCGGTGCTGCCCGACCACTTCACCCCAAACAAGGACATTGCCTCTGCTGAACAGGCAAAGAAAGGGAAGGAATTTGCACAATCACAAAAAATGCTCTACTGGGAAGTAGGCCGGGTAGGCGTTGAACACGCCTTTCTGCCGGAGCAGGGATACATCCTCCCTGGAGACATTGTTACCGGCGCTGACAGCCACACTTGCACCGGCGGGGCCCTTGGCGCCCTTTCCACCGGCATGGGAAGCACTGACCTCGCCGCCGTATGGGCTTTGGGAGAAACATGGCTAAGAGTTCCTCCCACGCTGAGAGTCGATTTTGTAGGGGAAAGGCCAGGCTGGGTGACGGGAAAAGATATGATCCTGGCCCTTTTGGGGCGAATCGGCGTTCAAGGAGCCCGCTACATGGCCCTTGAGTTTGGAGGAGAAGCTCTTTCCTGCCTTCCCATGGATGATCGCTTTACCATCGCCAATATGGCCGTAGAGGCAGGTGGGAAAGCCGGTATCTTTGTGCCCGACCAGACCATGCTGGAATACGCTTCAAAGCGGGCAAGTCGACGTTTCACCCCTTTGTACCCCCATGCCCAGGCTAGTTATTTACGAAGAGAAACTATCGACGTAACCAATATGGAACCTGTTGTGGCCCTACCCCACTCACCAGATAACGTGAAGGCTGTAAGAGCATGCCGGCCCTTCCATATCCATCAGGTCTTTATCGGATCATGTACCAATGGAAGGTTTAGGGATATTGAGATGGCCGCTCTTCTTTTGGAAGGGAAAAAAGTGGCTGACAATGTGAGATGTATTGTGATTCCCGCTTCTTATGAAGTTTATAATCAGGCCCTGGAGAAAGGGTATATCAAAATATTTGCAGATGCCGGGGCAGTGGTATGTACTCCAACCTGCGGCCCCTGTCTTGGAGGGCATATGGGCATTCTTGCCAATGGGGAACGGTGCATTTCAACAAGCAACCGAAACTTCGTCGGTCGAATGGGACATTCAAAAAGCGAGCTTATTTTAGCGAGTCCCCTTGTGGCAGCAGCAAGTGCTGTGACCGGCAAATTGACCGATCCAAGAGATATAGCAACACATGAATTTTTCACCAGACTGGAGGGGAAATAG
- a CDS encoding 2-isopropylmalate synthase codes for MNVQEQIRIFDTTLRDGEQAAGINLNKDEKLQIALQLEKMRVHVIEAGFPAASSGDFEAVKCIANQVSTSIVAGLARTKREDIGEAYEALKNAARPMIHTFIATSPIHMEYKLRMTPEEVLNEVRQGVSYARSLMERVEFSAEDASRSEPAFLAEVFRTAAECGATTLNIPDTVGYAEPGEFETFVKNVIAATGIQNVIWSVHCHNDLGLAVANSLAAIKAGARQVECTINGLGERAGNTSLEEIVMALRTRKDRFRYETGLDTKRLWAVSSLVSRMTGFAVPPNKAVVGANAFAHEAGIHQHGVLCNKATYEIMNPEDVGAPGSRLVLGKHSGKHAFKKQVEDLGFSLSEDRLTEAMALFKHLCDRKEIITSEDIEAMITNEILAGPATKRIVLKNFHVHVGKGWGSAAISLEDGGQEFSDAATGNGPVDAAYSAIQRIIGFRPKLEHYSIRSVTEASDAIGEARITLQFEGLVVNGRGASTDVIDASIKAYIDGINHLFQKAVTKGVSIYGKNAG; via the coding sequence ATGAACGTACAAGAACAGATTCGTATTTTCGACACGACACTAAGGGACGGAGAACAGGCAGCGGGCATCAACCTCAATAAAGACGAGAAACTTCAAATAGCCCTTCAGCTTGAAAAAATGAGGGTTCATGTTATTGAAGCAGGATTCCCTGCCGCTTCTTCTGGAGATTTTGAAGCTGTTAAATGTATAGCCAATCAGGTTTCAACCTCTATAGTCGCAGGACTCGCCAGGACAAAAAGGGAGGACATTGGTGAAGCCTACGAAGCTTTAAAGAATGCAGCACGCCCTATGATCCATACTTTTATCGCCACAAGCCCAATCCATATGGAATATAAGCTCAGAATGACCCCTGAGGAAGTTCTGAATGAGGTTCGCCAGGGGGTGTCGTATGCCAGAAGCCTTATGGAAAGGGTTGAATTTTCCGCAGAAGACGCTAGCCGCTCCGAGCCCGCCTTTTTAGCTGAAGTATTCCGTACCGCAGCAGAGTGTGGGGCCACCACCCTCAATATCCCCGATACCGTAGGATACGCTGAACCCGGAGAATTTGAAACCTTTGTTAAAAATGTCATCGCAGCAACAGGAATACAGAATGTAATATGGTCGGTCCATTGCCACAACGATCTGGGGCTTGCTGTCGCCAACTCTCTTGCGGCTATTAAAGCCGGAGCCCGGCAGGTGGAATGCACAATAAACGGGCTGGGTGAACGAGCGGGAAACACCTCTCTTGAAGAGATCGTCATGGCCCTTCGGACGAGAAAGGACCGTTTTAGATATGAAACAGGCCTCGATACAAAACGTTTATGGGCGGTAAGCTCCCTCGTTTCGCGGATGACCGGATTTGCGGTTCCGCCGAATAAAGCCGTGGTCGGGGCCAACGCCTTTGCCCATGAAGCAGGTATTCATCAACATGGGGTTTTATGCAACAAGGCCACTTACGAAATTATGAACCCTGAAGATGTCGGAGCGCCGGGAAGCCGCCTTGTTCTTGGAAAACATTCAGGAAAACACGCTTTCAAAAAACAGGTAGAAGACCTGGGCTTCTCTCTTTCCGAAGATCGCCTTACAGAGGCCATGGCCCTTTTCAAGCATCTTTGCGACAGAAAAGAAATCATCACGTCAGAAGATATTGAAGCCATGATTACCAATGAAATTCTCGCTGGCCCTGCAACCAAACGTATTGTTCTCAAGAACTTTCACGTTCACGTGGGAAAAGGGTGGGGATCTGCTGCCATCTCTCTGGAAGATGGCGGCCAAGAGTTTTCTGACGCTGCTACCGGGAATGGGCCTGTGGATGCCGCCTATTCGGCCATTCAGCGAATCATAGGGTTTCGGCCAAAACTCGAGCATTACTCCATCCGCTCTGTAACTGAGGCTTCTGATGCCATTGGAGAGGCCAGGATCACTCTTCAGTTTGAAGGACTTGTGGTCAATGGCCGAGGAGCCAGTACAGACGTTATCGATGCAAGTATCAAAGCCTATATTGACGGCATAAACCATCTTTTTCAAAAAGCAGTCACAAAAGGAGTGTCTATCTATGGCAAGAACGCTGGTTAG
- a CDS encoding class I SAM-dependent rRNA methyltransferase, whose protein sequence is MNKIKGAIVNKTGLERLNKKHPWIFKGHLASSPLAEPGDLVSLHNNRGRIEGWGFWSAGSLCTRVLAFGSQKPDIQRLLAFRLEKSLAFRKRWLSKAEAFRLVHSESDGLPGLIVDIYGPIASVQLLSAGWYKHRSMVVDSLLALLPLEGVVLRNDVRYLEQEGIPREIRLLWGKLPPQNCIDISFGEIKERVYPLAGQKTGLYLDVRNLPFLFKNISSEADVLDCFCFQGHFGLHALHWGARSVTAVEQSEEALAVYRENLQMNGLSSKDVDLRHGNAFDELRRLEGEKKLYDIIIMDPPPFSPGKAQIESARRGYKELALRAYRLLRPEGVLLYLCCSHAFSRQMLIEVLRDAAVDRRQAFRIVREGYQPEDHPIALEIPETNYLKGLLVQGVEE, encoded by the coding sequence ATGAACAAGATAAAGGGCGCTATTGTAAACAAGACCGGCCTTGAGCGCTTGAACAAGAAACATCCCTGGATCTTTAAAGGGCATCTGGCTTCATCCCCCCTCGCAGAACCAGGGGATCTTGTGTCTCTTCACAACAACCGAGGAAGAATTGAAGGGTGGGGATTTTGGAGTGCTGGCTCTCTTTGTACACGGGTGCTTGCCTTCGGCTCTCAAAAACCTGATATTCAAAGACTTCTCGCTTTTCGCCTAGAAAAAAGCCTCGCTTTTCGTAAACGGTGGCTCAGCAAAGCTGAAGCCTTTCGTTTGGTTCATAGTGAATCTGATGGACTACCAGGATTGATCGTAGACATATATGGACCTATAGCCAGTGTACAATTACTGTCTGCCGGCTGGTACAAACATCGCAGCATGGTAGTAGATTCTCTTCTAGCCCTTCTTCCCCTTGAGGGGGTTGTTTTGCGAAATGATGTCCGCTATCTTGAGCAGGAGGGTATTCCCAGGGAAATTCGCCTTCTATGGGGGAAGCTTCCCCCTCAAAACTGTATCGATATTTCCTTTGGAGAAATAAAGGAGCGGGTCTACCCTCTAGCGGGACAGAAAACAGGCCTTTATCTTGATGTGCGAAATCTTCCTTTTCTTTTTAAGAATATTTCTTCCGAAGCGGATGTGTTAGACTGTTTCTGCTTCCAGGGACATTTTGGCCTTCATGCTCTTCATTGGGGAGCACGATCTGTCACAGCTGTGGAACAATCGGAAGAAGCCCTTGCAGTGTATAGAGAGAACCTACAGATGAATGGCCTTTCCTCCAAAGATGTCGACCTTCGTCATGGTAACGCCTTCGACGAGCTGCGTCGACTAGAGGGGGAGAAAAAACTTTACGACATCATTATTATGGATCCCCCACCCTTTTCGCCCGGCAAGGCCCAGATAGAATCTGCCCGTCGAGGCTATAAGGAGTTGGCTCTTCGCGCCTATCGCCTTCTTCGCCCCGAGGGAGTGCTTCTTTATCTCTGCTGCAGCCATGCTTTCAGCAGACAGATGCTTATCGAAGTGTTAAGAGATGCTGCCGTAGATAGAAGACAGGCTTTCCGCATAGTGCGGGAAGGATACCAGCCTGAAGACCACCCTATTGCCCTTGAGATTCCGGAAACAAACTATTTGAAAGGGCTTCTTGTGCAGGGAGTCGAGGAATAA